TACGACACGCTGGGCATGGGCAAAAAGGTGCAGCAGCAAACCTGGGAGTTGTTTTGTGAGAAAGTAGCCCAGGCCAGCGGCGGGCACGCCCGCGGCCCAGTCCGGGTCGAAACCATTGAACACGCAGCCGATTCGGCCGAAGCCCAAGCCCATGTCTTCTAAGCCTACTGCCACCACCGCGCCGCCGCTCTGGGAAGTGCAGCGGGCCCGGCTCGAAGCCTACCGCAACGCCAAAGTTAACTTCGACCTAGAGCGCACCGCCGAATACACCGCCGACAACGGCTGGCGTATCGACGACTACGAAACCGAGCTGCCCGCCGAGCAGCCCGGCCCACCCGAGCAGCACGGCTCGTGGCAGGCCGGTCAAACGATTCTGCGCAACTATACCTTCCCGCCGTCCGATTTGATAACAGGCATCTTCGTGCCCGACACGCCCCTGGAAGAGCGCACGATGGTACTACGGGGCCGGTTTTTATTTTTTACCTTCTGGTTTGGGGTGCGCATCGGCGGCGTAACCGACGAAACCCGCACCCTGCCCGACGGCACCCAGGAGCAGGTGTGGGGCTATAATTACTACACCTTGGAAGGCCACTTCGAGCGGGGCCAGATCGAGTTTACCATCCACAAAAACCTAGCGACCGGGCGGGTCGTGTTCCACATTCACGCCTTTTCACAGGTGGGCCGCATCCGCAACCCGTTCTATTGGCTGGGTTTCAAGCTATTTGGCCGGATGTTGCAGCGCCGCTTTTCCCACGAGTCGCTCAGGCGGCTACGGGAGCAGGTGGTGGAAATGCTCGAGACCGGTGCTACGGCCAACCGCGCATCCGACGCTGCTCGTCCCGTACCTGCTGCCGCACTTCCGCAATAATGGCCGAATCGGGTCCGTGCAGCATGTACACGGCGGTGCCTTTTTCGCGGGCCAGTGGGTTTTGCACCCGCCCGACCAGCGTAGAGCTTTTGAAGTGAATGGCGTCGTCGGCCTCCAGTGGGTCTTCGGTTACCAGTATCACCGTTTGCAGCCCTTCCAGCGGCGGAAACCAGTACGCGTAGTCGGCGTTGTACGACACGGCAGCGGGCATCCGGCCGTGGTTGTAGAAGTTCAGGGCCCCAGCCTCGCCGTAGTTGTCGGTGATGATAATCAGGTGCTGCTGCTGCGCGGGCGTGAGCTGCTGATAGCCTTGCAGGGCCAGGCCGGCCATTTCGCGCCAGCTAATCATGTCGGCAAAGTCCTGGGGCAGCGCGTGGTTTTGACCATCTTCCCAGCGCAGCATCCCGAGCTTCTCGTACGTGCCAGGGTTACGGTGAATTTCTTCGGGCGTCTGCAGCGGAAACGCCACCCGCAGCAGCGGCACAAACAGCAGCACCAGCACTACCAGCAAGGCGGGGCGTAGGTAGCGCCGCCAGTCGTGCTGCAGTAGTTGTTCCAGGTACACGCTGCCTATGGCCAGCAGGATCGGGTAGAGGCCAATAGCATAGTACCCTTTGGCCCGCGTGGCTATAAACAACAGGAGTGTGAAAAGCACCGCCAGGCCCACAAACCGGTAGGGCCGCAGCGGCCGGTAACGCACCAGTCCTACGACGGCCGCCACCAGCACCGCCAGACTATTGAAGAAAAAGAGCAGCTGCTCCTTGATAAAGTCGGCCCGCTCAACGTGTACCAGCTGGCTGCGCCGTAGCTCCTGCATGTGCCAGAGCACCGGCCAGGCGTGCTGGTACTGCCAGAGCAGGTTGGGCAAGAACACCAGCAGGGCCACCAGCACGGCCCAGTACGTTTGGGGCTGAAGCAGCAGGCGGCGCTGGGGCGTGAGCAGCAAGGCTGGCACCACGCCGGCGGCCCAGAACACCAGGTTGTACTTATTAAGCATGCCCAGGCCTACCGCTGCGCCCAGGGCCACCGGCCAGCGCCACTGCCCCGCGTCGTCGTCGCGCACCATCCGGATGAGGCAGTAGTAGGCCGTCGTCCAGGCCAGCACGTCGAAGGAGTTGGGCTGGAACAGCTGATTCAGGCGCAGAATGGCCGACAGCAGCACAGCTGTGGCCGCCAGGATTTTGGCGTAAAGCCCGCCGCCCAGCTCATGTACCGCGGCCCACACCACGGCCATGGTCAGGGCACCAAACAAGGCCGGGAAAAAGTGCACCCAGAACTCGGAGTTGCCCAGCAGCTGAATCAGGGCCGCAACCCAGGCCGAAAGCGGTGGCACCGACACGTAGCCGGCCGCCAGGTGGTTGCCCTGGTCAAGGTGCAGAAATTCGTCCCGGTGCAACTCGTAGATGGGGTGTACCACCAGGTACTGCAGTCCCATCTTGACGAGTACAAAAACCAGGAGCCAGCCCAGATACTGCTTGGTGGCTGGTTGTTGGGTGGTTACCATAGGCAAGAGAGTAGGCAAGGTCCGGACTATGGTGCCGGATGCCCACCAAGATACAGGGTGCCGCTATAGTAGCCGCCCTGAATATAAGGACGGGCTATGCCGTGGCGTGGTGCAGCACCTGCGGTGTGGGCTCGGCCACGGGCCGCCGTTTCATCACCAGCAGGCCGAGGCAAAACCCTCCCATCAGTAGGGCCGCATACACGAGTAAGTGCATGTTGTTGAAATGGCGCTTGTGGTAGGATATAAGCTCGCTGGCCCGGTCAAACGCCTGCATTACCATATTCTGGTCGGCATCGGAGTGGCCCGGCGGCGAAATATATTCGAGCGAAAAAGTGCTGGCCGTGTTCAGGGCTACCGGCACCCCGTCAAAGGAAGGTAGTACGCCGGTCTGCAGGCTACCCGGGTCGTAGTACAGGCGGTAGTAGTTTTTGCCGATGAAGCCTTTGTGCCAGTATTCCCAGGTGTTGTCGTAGCCGGCCTCGGTGGTGGCGCTGGCCGCCAGGGCAAACAAGGCCGACTCGTTGAGCTTTTCCTCATCCGTCAGGTTTTCGGGGTACAAACCCGTGGCATAGCCCTGAAATAGCTTGATGCGGGCTTTCAGGCCGTGACAGGCTTCCAAGGCCAGCGCACCAGCGTTGCGATGGTCGGGGTGGTCTTCGGGATTGTAGCGCACGTCCGGGTCGAGGGCGTTGAGGCGAAAGGCCGCTGCTCCCCGGCTTTCAGTCAATATAATAGCCCGCAGCGTTGCCGCCAGGTCGGCCCAGTTGGCGTACGTAGTAGCCCCGTCGATGGTGCGCAGGGGCAGGGGGCGCTGGTGAAACAGGTCAATATGCGTGATACTTTGCCAATCGGCTACGTCGGGCATGCGCAGGAAGTAGTGCACTGCGTTCGGGTAACTATACCGCGTCACGCGGTGCCGGTTGAGAAGCACCGACTCGCTCGGATGCAGGGAGTTCAGTTTGGGAGCCTGGGCCAGACTGGAAGCAAAGCTGCTGGAGCGCAACGCCCCGTTTTCCCGGGCCAAGTACAGCGGAATAGCGCCCTGCCCGCCACCCCGCAGGTCTTGGTCGCCGGAAGTCAGGTAGATGAACACTACCCGGGTATCGGGACCGGTCAGGTCCTGGTAGGCATCAGGACTCATAAAAAGCTGCCAGTCGTCGGGGTGGCCGCTGACATAAATAGCAAGGCTGGCAGCCGCAACCGGCTTGCAGGCCAGCAACAGCAGCCCCAGCATCAGTTTCCGTAGCGTCTGGTTCATAAGCGTAGAGTAAAAATGCGTGGCGGGGAGAGGCACAGAGCAGCACTGGCAGCAAGAAGTCAGCGTCCAGTTTTCAGGACTGGGGCAGCTGAACGGTAAAGCGCCGTGGGGATCATGCAGTATAAGTAATATTATGCAAGAAATAAAGAGAATAATGCTAAAATATTCATGTTGCCAGCTTAGCCACAGCTCTGCTTTTTGCTACACAGAAAACTGCCTGGCAACCTGCCCCCATTTTCATGGCTAATTCCGTCGAATTAACCCCAGGCTATAAAACAATTCCCGCCTTTTGCCAGCACGTCAGGCGGACAAAAGGCGGGAATCAAAAACAGCAGCGGCTCTACGCGTGGAGGACTAGTTGATAACCAGCTTTTGTGTCCTGACCGAACCGGCCCCCGTGATGGTAGCTACGTACAGGCCCTTGGCCAGCGTTCCTAGGGTTATCTTTTCCTGGCGGCCTCGGCCTTGGACCCGGAGCAGCATCTGGCCCCGCAAGTCCCGAACACAAAGCTCATACGGTTCGGTGGCCGTTACTATTATGTAGTCATTGGCCGGGTTTGGGTACAGCGTAAGCGCATCCGTTTTCTGGCTTGTAGCGGTAGCCAGCGTCGGGCTGCTGCAGGGCTGGGTAAAGGCCACGTCGAGGTAGGCGAGGCGGTCATGGAGCCAGGTATTCATATACGTAAGCTGGTCGGGGCTGTACGTGAAGTCGCGCCAGGCGTGCCGCTCCCGCGCATACACATTGTTGGCTTGCAGGTAGTTGTGAGCGGCGGCAAACTTCGCCCGAAGCCGGTCTTCGGTCAGGACGGTGGTGCGTAGCTGGGTCCAGCGCCGGCTCAGCGCCGACCGGAACCCGTTGGCGGCGCAATCCTGGCTGAGACGGTCGAACAGGCCGTTGCTAAGCAAATCATCCGTCGTGGGAGAGTTGAGGCCCTGCCAGTCGGTGCCAAACACGCCGTCCAGGTCCCAGGGCACGAAAAAGTAGGGCTCTCCGGTCTTGTACTTGGCGATATACAGGTTTTTACCCGTGTTATCCGTGGCTCGTAACAGGTTTAAAAAAATATAATAATCTACGGCGTTATCAAGCTTCAATTGCTCCTGATAACGGCTGTAAAATTCCTGGTCTGAGCTACTTTTAACAAAGCCTACGAAGGCATACAGATTGGACCAGTTAATTTCTTCCTCGGGATGTTTATACTCAAACCCGCCCCAGGTTTCACTGGTATTATCGTAGGGCGGCAGCGCCGTAAACGTTACGGCTCCATCCCAGCTGCTGCCTTTGTAAAGCTCTCCCTTAATTCCTTTGTCGTATTTTTTTAATTTCAGTTGTTTACGGTCAACGCGCTCCGTCAGCGAATAAATGCCCTTGTATTCGTTATTAACAAATACTTCCACGTAAGCCGTAGCAATACCATTTTTGGCATCTGGTTCACTGGCTTTATAATAAATCTGGTGCATGTCCAGCCATACCTCATTGGCTACTTTGCTGCGCAGGCGCAGGGGCTCATTGTACAAAGCCTGCAGGTTCCACTTGTTATCGGTCCGCATCTGCAGCAGGCGCGCGTCGCGGCTGGTGGCGCCGGTCGTGTCATTCCACAGGCTGAGCTCGTAGGATTTCTTAGGATAGGTCTGGGAGTACGCCCCGCGGATTTCGACCCCCGCCGACAGCTCGGTAACTGTGCCATTGGGCTCGGCCAGCGTGAATTTGGCGTAAGTGCTCGGGCTATCGACGATGGGGTTGCGGGCGTCCAGATGCACGACCGGAAGCTGGGTGAAATACAGCGTGAAGCGTTGTCCTTGCGCTGTTACCTGGTACGCCGAGTTCGTTTGGGGAGTCCCCAACGGATTGAGAAATGTGTAGGTGCGGTCGAGCTGTAAAAAGCTTTTGGCATCCGAGTCCAGTGGATTACTATCGGCCGTCTTCTGATTGACCAGAATAAGGTTTTTAGAATAATCAATATGGTAATAAGGCTTTGCTATGGCAAGCGTATCACCAGCGGCTGCTTGTTGTGCGAAAAAAAGCGAAGAAAAAAATAAAAGAAGGCAAGTTTTAGAAGTAAAGACTGTACTCATGTACTAGAAAAAAGTAAGCGAAAAATGTACTGGTTAATTAAAAAAGGAAACGGCGTGTATAAAAATCATGCCACGCATATTATCTCACCGCTGCTAATGAGAAATGAATATCCTGCGCTACTTGCTACTTGCTGATAATGCAAAACAGCTGTGCGAGTTATCCTAAAAAGAAATACGAATACAGTCGGCGAATTTGCCGACGGGCATCAGCCAAGCTAGGCGCATAATGAGGGCACAAAGCCCGGCTATGCTCGCTAAACCACCGGCATGACCCGAAAATCCGGGCCCAGGTTGCATGGCTTACTGGATAAAAT
Above is a genomic segment from Hymenobacter cellulosivorans containing:
- a CDS encoding DUF1990 domain-containing protein; amino-acid sequence: MSSKPTATTAPPLWEVQRARLEAYRNAKVNFDLERTAEYTADNGWRIDDYETELPAEQPGPPEQHGSWQAGQTILRNYTFPPSDLITGIFVPDTPLEERTMVLRGRFLFFTFWFGVRIGGVTDETRTLPDGTQEQVWGYNYYTLEGHFERGQIEFTIHKNLATGRVVFHIHAFSQVGRIRNPFYWLGFKLFGRMLQRRFSHESLRRLREQVVEMLETGATANRASDAARPVPAAALPQ
- a CDS encoding glycosyltransferase family 39 protein; protein product: MVTTQQPATKQYLGWLLVFVLVKMGLQYLVVHPIYELHRDEFLHLDQGNHLAAGYVSVPPLSAWVAALIQLLGNSEFWVHFFPALFGALTMAVVWAAVHELGGGLYAKILAATAVLLSAILRLNQLFQPNSFDVLAWTTAYYCLIRMVRDDDAGQWRWPVALGAAVGLGMLNKYNLVFWAAGVVPALLLTPQRRLLLQPQTYWAVLVALLVFLPNLLWQYQHAWPVLWHMQELRRSQLVHVERADFIKEQLLFFFNSLAVLVAAVVGLVRYRPLRPYRFVGLAVLFTLLLFIATRAKGYYAIGLYPILLAIGSVYLEQLLQHDWRRYLRPALLVVLVLLFVPLLRVAFPLQTPEEIHRNPGTYEKLGMLRWEDGQNHALPQDFADMISWREMAGLALQGYQQLTPAQQQHLIIITDNYGEAGALNFYNHGRMPAAVSYNADYAYWFPPLEGLQTVILVTEDPLEADDAIHFKSSTLVGRVQNPLAREKGTAVYMLHGPDSAIIAEVRQQVRDEQRRMRGWP
- a CDS encoding PIG-L family deacetylase, which produces MNQTLRKLMLGLLLLACKPVAAASLAIYVSGHPDDWQLFMSPDAYQDLTGPDTRVVFIYLTSGDQDLRGGGQGAIPLYLARENGALRSSSFASSLAQAPKLNSLHPSESVLLNRHRVTRYSYPNAVHYFLRMPDVADWQSITHIDLFHQRPLPLRTIDGATTYANWADLAATLRAIILTESRGAAAFRLNALDPDVRYNPEDHPDHRNAGALALEACHGLKARIKLFQGYATGLYPENLTDEEKLNESALFALAASATTEAGYDNTWEYWHKGFIGKNYYRLYYDPGSLQTGVLPSFDGVPVALNTASTFSLEYISPPGHSDADQNMVMQAFDRASELISYHKRHFNNMHLLVYAALLMGGFCLGLLVMKRRPVAEPTPQVLHHATA
- a CDS encoding CotH kinase family protein, with the translated sequence MGTPQTNSAYQVTAQGQRFTLYFTQLPVVHLDARNPIVDSPSTYAKFTLAEPNGTVTELSAGVEIRGAYSQTYPKKSYELSLWNDTTGATSRDARLLQMRTDNKWNLQALYNEPLRLRSKVANEVWLDMHQIYYKASEPDAKNGIATAYVEVFVNNEYKGIYSLTERVDRKQLKLKKYDKGIKGELYKGSSWDGAVTFTALPPYDNTSETWGGFEYKHPEEEINWSNLYAFVGFVKSSSDQEFYSRYQEQLKLDNAVDYYIFLNLLRATDNTGKNLYIAKYKTGEPYFFVPWDLDGVFGTDWQGLNSPTTDDLLSNGLFDRLSQDCAANGFRSALSRRWTQLRTTVLTEDRLRAKFAAAHNYLQANNVYARERHAWRDFTYSPDQLTYMNTWLHDRLAYLDVAFTQPCSSPTLATATSQKTDALTLYPNPANDYIIVTATEPYELCVRDLRGQMLLRVQGRGRQEKITLGTLAKGLYVATITGAGSVRTQKLVIN